Genomic window (Mya arenaria isolate MELC-2E11 chromosome 16, ASM2691426v1):
ggccacctgaaaagcaaaaacacgacccatttcaccggctatccccggacctggggtggccgtggttacaattgactgtccattaatatcacaattttaaagaaaatctgaaATACCCTACTGTACtgtaatatattatgttttatgcagaaagaTGACAACTGTGACGCAGAATGCAAGTTGTTTCgagttattatcattatttttcacatcaatatttgcaacaattattaacatctaCTAATGGCACGAAGCAAAACGACGTTATTGTTTTTTGGATTTTCACTAAGTTTGTATTTCCGTGTTTTACTGCAACTTACTTTTAGTAGTGGGTGACCTCTCACCGCATATAGTTcagtcattaattgtattgcgtTAAATTCAGCCAATATGACCACAAGGTgatgatgttattcaattaattatttttaactctcCTTTTAAGCACTAACAATCCATTGTAAAACTCTTGTTTGATGCCTTAAATCCCATTTGACATCGGAAATCCCACGGACATGTGTTGATTCGTCCACCACCTTGGATAAACCTGGTCATTTTGGGTCATGCcattaacacatcatattttcatattttgatgattctaCTTAAAGAGTCCacagtatgatatatattttaaaacatttcgatAGTTCAAAGTATTGAATAAATTCTGTTTAGCAACAATGTACTTCAGTATTCATTTCgaaacattttgtcatttatggatttatttttcatgtcaGCTGATCATTccgagctcctcggccattttttcgatacagtaaaatggccgaggaattccgaatgcAGTTTGATATTAAGGCAAAGAACTATTTCCATGTAGAGGTCGATATTGgcgaaatgatttatcaatataaatatttgatttgagtaccaattgtcaataaattatacatgaccTACTTCTCTCACTATTCGCTcagatattttagaaaaaaaactatgtaacaGACAATTAAAatcagctttgttatcaaaacaatgatacgAACTATACTGCGCTGATTTTGGCGTGCTTTGCTGGTAGTTGGATCGGCTGATGTGCCTACTGAGGACGGGCCCTGTggggcaccgtccaaaaacCTCAAGTTGGGCGTGCACGGACTGGAAGGGCAGATAAAGGTAGAGCTGGTCCCGCATAGGTCCACAGAGTGTAGAATCTCTAATTCCCGCGCAAATATCACATTATGATACactaaacaaacacaaaataaaaagactCGCATCAGttttaattaatgaataaatattattaacttCTTAGTTTTAGTTACTCAAGGAATGCCTAAGAGGTTTTACCTCATGTGGGGCGTGCACGGAATGGCAGATAGAGGTAGAGCTGGCCCCTCACTGGGTTCACAGAGATCATCCCCTCCCTCGCCCGAGCTGATATCACATTCTAAAACACCGAACACACGTTAAATAAAGAAACCGGCATTTTCATAAATACTCgatttaaaataatatccaTATAATTGCATGGGTACATTTTTTTAAGCATGACTTGAAATGTggcatttttaatacaaatagtACAATACGATTGTCAGACCGTTTCATAAAGCGTGAAATTACATCCTTCGCGATACCTCCACAACTCGCAAGTAATATCTAACCTGAGGTAAAAGAACGTAAGCCCAGACATACTTTAATTACAAATCGGacaaacgttttgttttcaaGGTCACCGCGATCGCGACCTTTGACCATTTGATCTTAAAAGAAATAGGGCCATCTGCTGGTTCTGTCCGATCGACAGACGGACCAATAGACCGACAAAACGTTATGTGTGaaccaatatacatgtatccGCGCTGATTTTACATACATTCcaattgtttcattaaaattaaagtaaaagttattattaaataaagttttaatacCAAAGCGAtaatcgactttttgaaaattataatcgATTATTGCCGATTTCGGGAGCAAAATTACACTTTCGACAATACTCGACCATCTCTAATAAACATAACCAGAATTAGATAAATGCGAAACATATATTTAAGAacgttatatacatgtaggttgaTGGAGTTTTATATGctgattttaattaattttgcttTAATGATAAAACCAAAAATGCGTATGATTTGAGTACAgatgatataataatattagcctttataaatgttgttgttttcaataaaaaactaaatggccacaaattcccctgTTAAAAAACCAGcaaaaatatcgcttatatcttttatctgtacacaaagcaagtgtttttgttttcaacattgaaatcaatgagtttaacataataatgttacaattaaacaaatggTCAAGGGTAGTGAGGGTCAAGGGTTTTCttcgggttctccggtttccccaaaataccacactctcgcgtaaaatcgtgccaacgagagtgattaatataatgttgtaataacttgtttcacaatcgttgtaaaataaatatgtttaaataaatgaattaatagaAGTTTGCTTTAAAACACCGGCATacatatcatgtttaaaaatcATGTTCAACATACCTGTGTTGATCTGAATCATCAACAATGaatctttcaaaaacattaaagcCAGTAGTTTTGTTTCTAAAATCTGAAGGGTTATAATAAGACACAGTATCTAACGATATGATAACTCACCGCCGAGAACTCTCCTTCCAACGGATGgtgcaaatatgttttgaagCGTCGATGCCATAGTAGTATgttaacttatactaagtcactctcttTGGCACGATGTTGCCTGAGAGTGTGGTCTTCTTTTGTAGGGGAAAACGGCGTACCCGGAGAAACCCCATTTGTCTTGCTTAGTGATCATTAAACAAACTCACAAGCGCCCAAGCTGGGAATCGAACCGAGCTCGCCAAGGTGAAAAGCGAGTACTCTTACCACTAAGATTACCGAACAACAGTTACTTTCAACTCACGATTGACCGTTCCGTTACTTTCCTCTTACGATTGATCAATCCCGGTACTTTCCACTTATGGTTGACAAATTCCGTTACTCTCCACTTATGGTTGACAAATTCCGTTACTCTCCACTTATGATTGACAAATTCCGTTACTCTCCACTTATGGTTGACAAATTCCGTTACTTTCCACTTATGGTTGACAAATTCCGGTACTCTCCACTTATGGTTGACAAATTCCGTTACTTTCCACTTATGGTTGACAAATTCCGGTACTCTCCACTTATGGTTGACAAATTCCGGTACTCTCCACTTATGGTTGACAAATTCCGTTACTCTCCACTTATGGTTGACAAATTCCGTTACTCTCCACTTATGGTTGACAAATTCCGTCACTCTCCACTTATGATTGACAAATTCCGTTACTCTCCACTTATGGCTGACAAATTCCGTTACTCTCCACTTATGGTTGACAAATTCCGGTACTTTCCACTTATGGTTGACAAATTCCGTTACTCTCCACTTATGGTTGACAAATTCCGTCACTCTCCACTTATGGTTGACAAATTCCGTTACTCTCCACTTATGGTTGACAAATTCCGGTACTTTCCACTTATGGTTGACAAATTCCGTCACTCTCCACTTATGGTTGACAAATTCCGGTACTCTCCACTTATGGTTGACAAATTCCGGTACTCTCCACTTATGGTTGACAAATTCCGTTACTTTCCACTTATGGTTGACAAATTCCGTTACTCTCCACTTATGGTTGACAAATTTCGTCACTTTCCACTTATGGTTGACAAATTTCGTTACTCTCCACTTATGGTTGACAAATTCCGTTACTCTCCACTTATGGTTGACAAATTCCGGTACTTTCCACTTATGGTTGACAAATTCCGTTACTCTCCACTTATGGTTGACAAATTCCGGTACTCTCCACTTATGATTGACAAATTCCGGTACTCTCCACTTATGGTTGACAAATTCCGGTACTCTCCACTTATGGTTGACAAATTCCGTTACTCTCCACTTATGGTTGACAAATTCCGGTACTTTCCACTTATGGTTGACAAATTCCGTTACTCTCCACTTATGGTTGACAAATTCCGTTACTCTCCACTTATGGTTGACAAATTCCGTTACTCTCCACTTATGATTGACAAATTTAGTTTCGTTTAACCTACAGTCGACCCATTCGGTCACTATCCATTCACGGTCGACCTATATCGTTATATTACACTAACGGTTGACCCATTCCGTTGTGTTTCAATCCAGATTGACACATTCGTTTTTTTACCACTAACGATTTACCCATTCCGTTAATTTCCACTCTCGACTGACCTATCCCGCTACTTTCAAAAACCTATTGACCTATTCTGTTACCCTCCATTCCGTTTCTATTAACCCACGGTCGACCCATTATGTTATGTTCCACTCACGGTCGACCCATTATGTTATGTTTCACTCACGGTCGACCCATTATGTTATGTTCCACTCACGGTCGACCCATTATGTTATGTTCCACTCACGGTCGACCCATTATGTTATGTTCCACTCACGGTCGACCCATTCCGTTACCCTCCACATGCCGTTACTCTCGACTCAAGGGCGCCCAAGTCCGTTATTCTCCACATACGATTGACCCGTTTAGTTACTATTAGCTCACTGTCGACCCAATCTGTTTCACTCCACCAAGGACTGACCCATTCCTTTACTTTCCATTCAGGATCTAACGGGTATCTGACGATGACCTTTGACATGAAGATCAACAAAATCGcacataataaatgttttaaaatagtgaGTTGTAAAGCTATTCTatgacaacaaaaaaatattctgcTGGTTGTGTGACCGGTTggttcatattgtttttgttgttgttgccgttgttgttgttgttgttgttgttgagtttataaagatCTGCTTCCGCCTATAATGACTGTATAACAGATTGACCCCATCACATCcacaagtgtgacttaaacaaaGACAAAGGAGGAATTTTGCTATATTCGCTAAAAGAGTAACTGTGTCCAGAAAATGCAGCGAGACCttcgatgaatgacatctagagtgaTCCCACTTACGGATAAGGTTCCATCTTCtaatcttaaagtgacacttttattcaaaatcaatacaaacacatgttaacaaacattttgagtgaCAAGCCTTAAatttcttactaaattatgcattcatggaaaatatcaattactgataacacgattgtaatcgtgtatttaatagctgaaaacgcaaaaatattaaatgattggtgaatgctaaaagatttactgtgatctactatcattGCATAAGGTCGAAATACCGTGGTTTCTGCatttttctgtcaaattaaatttgttttccttcataagaaccattgtttacgACATTTATTCAGCccttttgatatattaaagcaattgttttaattgcgATAAATAGGTTTTGttagtaagagtgcatctttaacaagtTGTTGTTTTGAACTAGATGCTACCCGTATCTTTGTAATAAATGACTCACCCATTCTAGCCATTTGGGTGATGTAACCAAGCTACTTCAGTTTATAGAGTGACGTAGTGAAGGCAGGTAAGCGGCTTGGAAGGAGAGAATAACGCAATGCTGACCACATTATAGTTAGAGATatcgcattattattattattattattattattattattattgatagtttgatatataatacttaatatacatatatcgtTAAGAATAATTTTAGACAGAAACACCAAACATTCATAAAGCCTTTTTCAAATTTGATCTGCTTGATAAagcaaattatttgattgttgAAAGAATGCAATCGGGAAATACAAAAGTGTGATTTAcccttacatttatttaaaccaTAGTTTTAATATCTTATTTCAACTAAATTGGTACGTCTTCAACAATTTCAACAAAGGTCACATGACGTGTAGTGTGGAAGAGATAATATCTAGTCATAATGCATTTTCTTGATCTGACACGTAAGGCagtaataattaataaataacgcATCATTAAAGGCCAAACtttatataaagtttgtttgGCCTTACCCGACCGACTCACAAAACTACCCTGGAACGGACAGCCGAACGACTAACAAAACTTCCCGTGGCCCGATACACTTTATACTATCAAACTACTATCAGTTACTATTAAAACACCCGACCGACTTAAAAATCAGCCTTTGACCCGACACCCACCGATACCGACCGACTCACAGCACTAATATTGACCCGACACTCGACCGACTCACAAAACTACCCGTGACCCAATACTCGACCGACTTACGAAAATGCCCGTGATCCGATACACGACTGACCCATAACCATACGCGTGACCAGATACCGGACCGACTCACAACAATACCTGTGACCAAATACTCGACCGAAATACCAAACTACCCTTGACCCGATAGCCGACCGACTCGCAACATTTCTCTTGACAGCATACCCAACCGACCCAGAAAGCTACCAGAAACCCAATACCCGACCGACTCACGAAACTACCCGTGACCCAATACAACACCGACCCACAAAACTGCCCTTGACCCGATACACAAATTcttcaataaacataaaaaaatacaaattagtTTTACACGTTTTGTTCTTAACATTTTATAGTATAATTCGTTATAGagtttcaaaacaatcaataaaaaaatcgagaaaaggtaaaacatattttgaaaagcttAATTTCATATGGAATATCcagtgtttttacaataaacacattttacatttttacaatgatAATATAACATTAACTGAATGCACATATCTATTTATCATAGATAATTTTGATCTTAAACCAGTAATTGAAAATCCCATTTCCTAAACTTCTTGCATGGGCCGTTTAAGATTCATTTTTGCATGCCTTTGGTACTCCATTTACACTGTACGTATGATGAGTTGAGGATTACGTCACGACGGATAATCTTGCGTAGACTGGGTGTGATTATCTGGTCATTGTGCCAGCCAACATCGTTCCGTCCTGGCaacaaatatgcatatatactacatattaatttccaataatcATACACGCTTACATTCGTCTTTCTGCCTACCCACCCATGTTTTAAGTATATACCTTAAGCCTAAGTCACACATTCAGGATTTTTACTGCCGTCCTTGATAGGACCATTCCCgattaaaatgtgtcaaaagtCTGATCAAGATCCTGTGATTCGTGGCTGgaaattcaaacttttattaaaatttgtaaaaacatttatttaatcacgACAACATATTGTTCAGGAGGCGTCCCGATCCAGCCGTTTCCAGCAGAATTCGTCCCGATTATCCCGTTCTCAATCCAATTCTGATCCGATTTGTATCTTTGTCATGGTAAAAAACGACCGAATCTGTCACGACATAGTCACGATTGTAATCCGACTAGACAAAATCGGCTGTGTTTCCCGAATGTTACGGGACGCACCTAACTGTCGGGAGTGCTTGGCCGACCTCTCCGCACCATTCCCGATCCGTAGGACTCTGTTACGAACATATACGACTGCGTTCAGACAATGATAGGACATTCCAGATCATTGAGGATAGTAACCCGACTTTTTCGCTTTTCGTGTCGTAGCACTGTCTGATCTCAAACGGGAGCCATAATCGGCACTGTGTGAACGCCGCATTAGACCGTaatcattcatatatttaaagcaataaatGTCCTCATGCGTGTTGAACATctcattcatttataatatattctcattatgatataattaaataaagtgGACTTTTCTAATGATACACGTACAGTACTGTTAAgattaaattgatattaatagGGTCTAGGCTACAGACCACTGattaaatttacaatatattctAAAGTCAATTACTCAATTTACATGCGATATAAAACTTATATCACGTGCTTCACGACCCCAAACATCATATAGGGGAAGAAAGTTCCACTTGATTACTACATATTAAACATCGTTAGAAACAAAAGTTACGTTTTTAATAGGAAAACTGaaattggttgaacgtaaccatTGTGTATTTGAAAAAGTGACAACAACATGTACAGGAGATTAAACAATGTGGTGAAAATGTGCACTAACAAACGTAGATCAAGTAGATCTTATAAGTTCAGCCAGTTTTTGAAATCAAAAACAACTCAGCATCAAGACCTTTAAGATAGAAATAGCCAGTTGTCCGACATGGCATAACAATGCTTTGATTCATTGTCATGTGTTAATgaagataaatataatttaacaatgaGTAAACCATTCCAAATTGTTGTAATTTTCCCTCTTTGAACAATGTAGCTAATCGAATTGCGTGATAAAAATAACGGATCTAAACAGTGAATCAATTCAAAGGCTGATGACCATTAGATTTACCTCAGTTAGATATTGAATACCAGTAAAATATGACGTAAACCTACACGTTTtcatttatgtcaatatatcagtttatgtatttgttttgtcataCAGTTTGACATACATTTCGTACATTTAATATCGTTTAGTCTTTATCGGGTATCGGAAAGATATAGCTAACCGGATTGCGATATAAATAAGACACCCATATTTGTTGAACTTAACTACAGCCCAGAAgctttaaaacatcataaagctttatcatttaaaactggGCCTTTTATTGTAAATGCAATAAACAAATGTGATGAAAACAGTATCACtagaaatacattaatttacaaCTGGAATATTGATGAAGTTAAAATGACTCAAATTTAACATATCTTTGCAAAACTGTTATAAACGAGGAATGATAGTGTATTCTTAGTGCTACAAAGTTTGATGGACATGTTTAATCAGCGAAAATACACTTTCAATGTACTTCCGGTGCAGAAATTGTGCCATACATCAATTTTCTTATCGGATAACATTACATACATAGCCTATCACTTAACATGTGGTGGTGAATCAGTGAAGTAAAGAGATGAAATTTTAGTACAAGGAATtataaatatctgtaaaaaGTGGACTTTTATATAGTTATACGGCGTTATTGATTGGCATATTTTACAAACCGGCGTCGCTCGATGATATGGTAAGTAAACGTTTAACGCACGTAGCAACTTGCATATTAATGGTGGTacaaataaagacaaatattATGTCTAACAAGGGCCGGGCCAACAACGAGGGGATTACCATGGGGACATGATACCCGTTAACTGAATATGGTTTAAATAATGAACTTAATTTTTTCCACAATGAGAGGGCAGTATATCTCAAGTTTTTAGTACATtgatttcagtaaatcagcagtcagcctaTACTGAATTGAATCAGATGAAGCAATTGGTATAAAAAGTAGCTTTCCAGGTCATTGGGTAGTTAACCAAGAAAAAGATGTAgattaccaaaaaaaataacgATTGTTAGTACTTGCTTATACACAGAAAGTAGTAATGCGGTCGCATCAAACCACTCAAATTtataagtacatactaacagtTTTCTTAAAAGAAGTTTTGATctggtttatttatttatttatttatttaattttttgtttgtgtgtgtgtgtggggggggggtgaattttaatgtattttatcgGCGCAAGTAATACTAATAGTAAGTGTCCATCTCTTGCT
Coding sequences:
- the LOC128221530 gene encoding adhesive plaque matrix protein-like is translated as MVDKFRYSPLMVDKFRYSPLMIDKFRYSPLMVDKFRYFPLMVDKFRYSPLMVDKFRYFPLMVDKFRYSPLMVDKFRYSPLMVDKFRYSPLMVDKFRYSPLMVDKFRHSPLMIDKFRYSPLMADKFRYSPLMVDKFRYFPLMVDKFRYSPLMVDKFRHSPLMVDKFRYSPLMVDKFRYFPLMVDKFRHSPLMVDKFRYSPLMVDKFRYSPLMVDKFRYFPLMVDKFRYSPLMVDKFRHFPLMVDKFRYSPLMVDKFRYSPLMVDKFRYFPLMVDKFRYSPLMVDKFRYSPLMIDKFRYSPLMVDKFRYSPLMVDKFRYSPLMVDKFRYFPLMVDKFRYSPLMVDKFRYSPLMVDKFRYSPLMIDKFSFV